Genomic window (Chromatiales bacterium):
GCGAGCGCACTGCGGCCGATCGCGTGGCTCGGCGATCGGTAGTGAATCGGGACCTGCGTCCAGTTCAATTCGTGGGCGTGGGTACGAATCTCGGTCTGGAAAAACGGGCCACGCGACTCGATGCCAGCGTCGAGAATCGCGCGCAGGGCGTCCGCCGTAAAAATTTCGAAGCCGCTGGTCATGTCCGTCATTTTCGTTCCGAGCATGCGGTTCGCTAGCCAGGTGCCGCCCTGGCTGACGATCCGACGCTTCAGGCTGCCATCGAAGCGCGCGCCCTCAAGCCCGAAGCGCACACCAAACGCGCAGTCATGGCCGTCGGCAAGGGCCTTGAAGAACGCCGGGATCGACCGCGGATCGTGGCTGAAACCGGCGTCCAGTTCGAGCAGCCAGTCGGCCCCCCAGGCGAGCGCCTCGCGATATCCGCGCAGATAGGCATCCACAACACTTCGATTTTCCGGGGCCCAGACGACCTTGAGCCGCAGTTCGCCCGCAGCGATGTCCTGAAGCTGCTCCCCTGTTGTGTCCGTACTGACGCGATCGAGGATCACGAACCAGCGCAGTCGCGCGAACGGGAAGCGTTCACAGACCGCGAGCACCTCCGTAACGAATCGCTCGACGGTCGCCGCCTCGTTGGCCATGGGCGTGACAATCGCGAGATCTACGTCGCGAACGGGCATTTTCGGCGTGCGAGGCTGCTCCGGCGACATGCGCGGTCAACTAGGCGCGCGTCGGGACACCCGCCCGTCGCGTGGAACAAGAGGCACCATCATGCGCCGGGAGGATACGCGAGGTGCGCGGCTCAGAGCGCGAACTGCCGCTGCCGCGATGCGATCGGCGTCAGTCCGCCGCGTCGGGCTGCGGGGCGGAATGGCCCGCCCAGAACCAACCGAACAGGGTGTAGCCGGTGAACACGCCAATGAAGAGCCAGAACATCAATGCCTCGGACACCCCCGCGTAGTCGGCCGCCAAGCCCATGCCGGCGGTTGCGACCGCAAGCAGCGCCTCAAAGCCCAGCGCCCGACGCGGACCGAGCCGGTCGCGCAGCAGATGGTGCAGATGCCAGCGATCGGCCGAAAACGGTGAACGCCGCCGTAACAGGCGTCGCACGATCAGGCTGACCGTATCGATCAGCGGCACAGCCAGGATCCACAGCGCGGTCACCGGCGCAATCGCACGATCCTCACCTTGTGTCAGCGCCACTGCGAACCAGGCAAGCACCAACCCGAGCAGCATGCTGCCGGCGTCACCCATGAATACGAGCGCAGGCCCGCGTGCACGCAGATTGAAGAACAGAAATGCCGCTACGACGGCCATCAGCAGACCCAAGGTCCAGGCGGACTGCGCGTGTCCGCCCAATGCCGCGGCCAGCGCGAGCGCACCCGCAGCGACAAGTGTCAGCGTTCCGGCCAGTCCGTCCATGCCGTCGCTCATGTTCAGCGCATTGATGACGCCGACGGTCGCGAACACGGTCAGCGGCACCGACCAGCCACCGAGCCACATGATCTCGTCAGGCGCACCGAGATGGCCGAGGTTCGCAAGCGTGACCCCGGCCCCCAGTGTCATCACCAGTCCGGCGGCGGTCTGCGCGGCCAGGCGCAGGGTCGACCCGAGCTCAAGCCGGTCGTCGGCAACGCCGACAATGACTACGATTCCTCCCGCCGCAATCAGCCAGCCAGTTGTCGGACCACTCGCCAGCAGCGTAGCACCGACGATCAGCCCCATGAACATGCCGATTCCGCCGACCAGCGGCGTGGCCGCCGCGTGGTGTTTTCTTGCATCGGGGTGATCGACCAGCCCCCAGCGTCGGGCGCGGTGCCGCAGTTCTGCGATGGCGGCGGCGGTCACGAGGGCGGCAAGCAACAGTCCGATTGCATGGAGCATTCAGCGGTCCGGGAGTGGTCGCGCTGCAAGTATAGCGTTGTGGGTGGAATCGAGATTGCCGTCAGGCATGGCGCGATCCACCCTGCGCTGGACGTCCAGCGCATGCTTCGGCGATCGCATCGAGCGTGGCGCGCGCGATCGTCGGCCACTGATAGCGCTCGCGCACCAGCGCCGCGCCGGCGCGACCCATCGCGTTGGCCAGGCCGCCGTCACCCGCGATCTCGATCAGCGCCGCTGCAACCGCATCGATATCGAGTGGCACCACGCGGCCGGCCCCGGTCTCGGCCACCTCCGGAAAGTGACAGGCCTCGCTGACGACCACGGGCACGCCGCAGGCCAGCGCCTCGGTGATCGCCACCGAAAACCCCTCCTGCCGGCTCGGCAGGCAGAAACAGGCCGCATCCACAAGCACCTCGAATTTTTCGGCCCCGTATATCGCGCCGACCAGATGCACCCGTCCGTCAATTCCGAGGTCGACAATCTGCCGCTCGAACGCGGCCCGTGCGCCGCCATCAGGACCGGCCACCACCAGCCGCAGGCGCGGGTGTACGGCCAGCGCCCTGGCAAAGGCAGGCGCAAGCAGATCAAGGCCCTTCTTGTAGTGCAGCCGCGAAAGAAACAGGACGAACGGATCGTCGCCCAGCTCAGAATGCTGCGCGCGAAACCGCCCGCGCGCGGGCAGCGGCTCGATCTCTTCCAGAAAGATGCCGTTGGGAATGACACGGACCGGGGACGATAGGGAAAGCGGTGCAAAGCCACGCACTTCATCAGCATTCAGCGCGTGCAGAAATGCGGCGTGCTCGAGCATGGAACGATAGGACAACGCCAGCGCAAGCCGCTTCTTTGTGCGTTTCTGACGCAGACTCCACGGATCGAGCTGGCCGTGGGGCGCCACGGCATACGGAACGCCGGCCTGCGCGGCCAGCTTCGCGGTCACGCGCAGGATGGGATCCCAGATTTCGTGGATATAGACGCAATCGCTATCGAGAATGTGTGGGGCGAGTCTGGCGCGCGCCTTGCGTGCCAGCAAACGCTCCATGCGTCCAGCCCCATCAACACGTTCAAGCGCGACGTGCTGGAGTCCGGGCACGGCCGCGCATTCGCGCTGGATACTTTCATCGGCCTCATCCGGCGCGTAAGCGATGACGCGCACCTCGTGCCCTAGCGATGCCTGTGCGGCAGCCAGGCGCACGCACACCTGCTGCGGTCCACCGCTGGCCGGATCCAGGCTCGCGGCAACATGGAGGATTTTCACCTCGACGCGGCTCCGGAGCCGGCCCAACGTGCACGAATCTCTGCAAGCATCGTCGCCGCAACGTTTGCCGGGGCGTGCTCTTTCATCCATTCGGCGCGTTGCGAGCCGACGGCCGATGCGCGGGTGATTGCCAGGTCTACCGCACGCTGCCACGAGCCAACGTCGCGCTCCGAACATACGACGACGCCCGGTGCGGCACCAAGAATCGTACTGGTGCGCCCGCGCGACATCACGACCGGTGCATCACAGGCAAGCGCCTCCAGGATTGCCGTCTGGCCGGCGGGGTGGTTGAAACTCGTGAGCGGCAGCAAGACTGCCGAAGCACGCTGGTAAAGATCACGCAGTTCACGGTACGGCACCCGAACCCGCACATCGACCAGCGGTTCCCGGTGCGCCTGGTGGTAGTTTGCCACCGCGGGATCGAGGCTGACGCGAACCATGCGATGTCCGGCCCTGGCAAGCGCACAGACCAGAGCCTCGTCGCGGTCGTTGTCGCCCGGTACGAGCCAGAAGTTGTCGCGTGGCGATGCCGGCGGACGGAAGTAGTCGGTATCGACGAGATAGGGCACCCGTAACGCATTCACCCCGTAGACCACACGCATCTGTCGCTCCGTTACGCGGTCGTTGACGAACACCAGCGTTGCACGACGAGCGATCACTCCTAGGCGCCAGGCCTTCACGCGATATCGCCAGGTGCCGCAGGGACGCGGCGCGCCCCAGCTCAGAAACGCATGGGCACCCCCACGCAGCGCATACAGAAACGCCTGCGGATCAGGTGCGATGCTGAAAAGCAGACTGCGTGCCCTCAGCCACTGCCGCCAGTCCAGGCGTCGCAAGGGGGGATCAGGTAGACTGGCCCCGATCATCTCGAGGACATCGAAAATGTTTTTCGGATCGTCTTCGCCGAAGCGCGCGCGCCGAAGCGCCATTTCACCGAGTATGAAATCCGATACCAACACGGGCGTTGAGACCAATCATGCCCGGCGCCGGCCGCGCCCAGGCGGCCGCCATGCTAACAGACGCCTCGGACCTGATCCAGCAAGTCCGGAAGCGAACTCGCGCAAGCCACCAGGCACCTGTCGCTAGTGTGAACGGGCCCTGACGATGGTGCTACTCTATCTGTCGTTCATACTGGTGGCGCTGGCCGCAAGCCTGGCGCTGTTCAGAAGTCCGCTACACCCGCACTTCCTCTTCACGCTGGCATTTTCCAACGTACTCGTTATCCCGTATATCGCCGAAGGAAATGAGCACCCGCTGATTCAGGTCATTGCAACCCCGGAACGATACTACTATCAGCTCGACCTGCTGGTGGCTTATGTCGCCGTGTTGTTCACCACCGCGATCTACGCGCTGATGCGGCCGGTCAACCTGCGCTTCTCGTCCATCATGCCCCGCCCGTCGCGCTCGCAGGCGGCGTGGATTGCATTCACCTCGGTCGCATTCATTTTTCTCGAAATCGGCAAGCGACTGTACGCCACGGACTGGTCGATAGACGATGCAATCCACCACTCGCTCGCGCCCCGCGGCGAACAACCATGGAGCCGAAAAACCCTGACCGGCGGCGCGCTGCATTTCTATTTCCTGATCGGGTTCACCATGCCGTTGGCCGGCGTCGCATTTGCATATCTGTCCGCGGCCATGCGACGCGGGCGCCTGCTGAACACCGCTGGACTGCTGATCACCTGCATGCTGCTACTTACGGAGGGTTCCCGTACGCCACTGGTCTTTGTACTGGGCGCATGGATCGTCTTCTCGCTACTGTTTCAGCGCACCTGGTTCACCCGCCTACTGCCTGTCGCGCTGGCAGGCGGATTGATCGTCGTCGGCACCTCGATCATGATCGAATATCGGGCGACGGGCCTGTCGAATTTTGTCGACGCCCGATTTGGAATCGACGAAAGCAGTTTCGAAACGCGCTACCACCAGGACGACAGTTATTACTGGGCCTTGCTGGCTCTGCAGCATGCAGACGAGACCGGGGAACGGCTGGAGGCGAAGGATTTTTTCCTGTCCATGCTGGTCAACCCAATTCCTCGCGCATGGTGGCCGGGTAAACCGCAGACTGACAAGTCGTACTGGAAGGGATTCAAGCCGTACTGGATCACCAGCAGCGTGTTTGGCGAGATGATCGGAATATTTGGCAGCATTCTGGGCTTGGTAATCGGCTGGATCATGGCCAGCCTGTCATACGTTCTCCTGCATCGTGTCTCGCCGATCGCATTGCGGCCGCTGGGAATCATGCCGTATCTGGCCATTGCACTGTACGTGTACATGTTCCTGCGATCCGCCCTGAATCTGACGCAGTTCATCTACCTGCCGGCCGCGGTGTTTCTCGTTTACGCCCTGTTCTCACGGTCAGGCAAGCGACGCCGGAAAACGATGCAGCGCCGCCCGATTGCACCAACGCTGCAACAACCACCGCGTCCACCTGAAGAATTGCGCCAGGCCCCGCGCCGCACACCAGGTCACTCGCCGGAACTCGCCCGCGAACCCCGGCTCACCGGTAACCCGCTGGCCTGATTCAAGCCATCGTTCCGCAGGTCGGGCGGCCATCTCCCGCAGCCTATCGTCGCGCGAGGCGTGCTATCCAACGAAGGACGATGAACCGGACCATGATCAAAAGCTGTGCAGGATAGATCATCTCGAGCGCAACCGAACGCCAGCCACGCCCCATCAGCGCGGTTGTTTGCTTTCGAGGAGCCTCCGGCACACCCACCAGCGCACGCAAGATCATCACCCTTCGCACGTCATAGCGCCCGAGCACCCTTTGAACCGAAACCGGCACGAGCCCGAGCTTCGCAATGAACTGACGCAGGGTGGTCATGGAAAAGTAACCGACGTGACATGAATCCCCGAGCTTGCGTTTGACCATGGGTGTGTACAGCTCGAACGGAACCTCGATATACAGATGCCCACCTGGGCGCACCACGGCAATGGCGCGTTCGAGCAATTCCGTGGGCGACCACACATGCTCAAGGATGTGGTTCATGATTGCGAGGTCGTAGCTCTTCTCCGACCCGAGCCGATCAACCGTCGTACGTCGGATCTCGATGGTCGGGTGGACTGGCGCGCCGCCCGACATATCGACCACGGTCACCCGATGCCCGTGTTCCGCGAGCACCCGGCTCACGTGCCCGATTCCGCCACCGATGTCCAGAACCCGCCGTGGTGAATCGAGATTCAGATGCCGCCGAAGGAACTGGAACAGTTCATCTGCCCTGCGATCATGACCAGCGAGTTCCGTGGACACCACATGTTCGCCGCCGCGTTGAGCGTACAAACGGGTCAATTGTTCATCGCTTAGCACTCCGGGCTTGAACGTCCATCCGCAATTGCGGCAGGCAACGGTCGTGTATGCCGACCCGGTCACACCGAGCGATGCAAGCTCGGCGTCGGTGCGCGGGTCGCGGGCAACCAGTTCAACGAATGGTGCCGGCTGTCCGCAGAGATCGCAGTGATCGACCCAGCGGACCGGGGCCTCCCCGGGCTGTTCCTGCACTCGCTTGTCCGTCATGTCAGTCATCGATTGGCTCGCCCCATTGCGGCCGACAGTATTCGTCGGACCATCGAAAGACGCAGCGACAGCAACTCGACGGTGTTCGCCTCGAAGTGACTGGCCGCCGCCCGCGCAAGCACGTAAAGCTCACACAGCGCGCCCACATTCACACCCAGCACCACGCCGTAGACACCAAGCGATGGCTCAGTGACCACGGAAACGCCGATCACCAACAGCACACCGAGAGCACGCGCGCGGATGCCGCCGCGAACCACACCGCGGCCACGCAGTACGTGGTCGAACATCAGCGCGACACCGCTGAGCGCGCTCGCGGGCACGATAGCCAGCATGATCGGCACGGCCGCCGAGAACGCCTCGCCGAACAGCAGCGGCAGCAAGTGGGGACCGACCACCATTACGATCAACATGATCGCCACGGCGGCAACGATGGCGATCTGCGCCCGCTCGATCAACCACTGTGCACCCAGTTCGTCGCCCGCCGATGCCACACGCGCGAACGACAGCGACGCCATCGCCGTGGCAAAGCTTGACTGCGCGGATGCGAAAACGAACGCGACCGCATACAGACCCAGGGTATGCGAATCCGACAGCGCGATCAGCATCACCTGCGCGATATAGATGTTGAGGGCCTGCAATGCGTTTGATCCCGCGAACGGCCAGGCACCGCGCAACAAGCTCCGCAGCGTAAAATCCGGTTCGGCCATTGCCGCCGGTTCGTGACCGCGCAGCACGATGACCAGCGAGACCACCACGCCGAGCGCCGCCGCAAATCCAAACGCGGCGGCGACGACAGACACTTGCGCAGATGCCGAAAGCGCCACAACGCTAAGCAATGTCACGTAGACGAGGCTGAACGACAGACGGCTCAGGTTGTATGCGCGATGGTCCTCGCGCCCGAGTGCGATCGAAAATACCAGCACGTTGGCGACGCTGGCGGCGATCACCAGCAACATCGCGCGGCTCGTGCCCAGCAGATGCAGCTTGTCGCCCGGCAATACCGCGGGCAACAACCACCAGCCGATGAACGCGCCCAGGCCGCCGGCAATCAATGCCGCCCTCAATGCAAGACCGACCAACGCTCGGACCGAACGTCGGTTCGCGGCCGCCAGGCGCGCGGTCTCCACATCCATGCCGACCAGCGCGACATTGGCGAGCAGCATTGGCCAAAGAAGTACGGCTGCAAACTCGCCGCGTCCTTCCGGACCGAGCATGCGAGCCAGCAGCACGCCGGACACGGCGGCCAAAGCCTGGATGCCCAGGTTCGTGGCCGTGGTGTAAACAACCGCGCGGCGCATCACGGGTCAGGCGTTCGCCCCGGTAACGAAACGAAGTGTGCAGGCTTACAACACGGAGGCATGCTCAGTCAATCTGGATGCTCTAACAAATAATCACCGAGCACCCGGGCCACCAGACGATGCCCGTCGGCGGTCCAGTGAGGATCATGTGCAAAATGGTAACGTAGTGGTTCGCCTCCCGCCTCCAGCGCCGCACGGGGGTCGACGACCTCAAAGCCCCGCCGTCGTGCTCCGTCCACGAACGCCCGGTGGTAACGATCCGCCAACTCGCGGTAGCCGTCCAGCCACAGGCCGCGTGACGGGACGATCAAAATCACACGCCGCTCAATGCCGACACTGATCTCCTCGAGTCGCTTGAGCGAGTCGTCGATGACCTGCTGGTCAAAGTCGCCCGCGACCAATCCGTCATGGGGCGTTCCCGCCAGGCCCGCGTCCACCGTAAGCTCATGCAGCCAGGGTGAACGCCGCAGCATCGTGGTTGCATACACATACAGCGCCGAATGTGCTTTAAGCGCCTGCTTTGTCCGAACCGTCAACGATGCACCCTGTGTACCGCTAGCTCGCGACTCCGTCGTGGCCTGCGAGTAGCGATACAGGTCATTCTCCATGCAAATTCCAAAGATGACTTTTTCGACAGGCGCATTGAAGCCGCGCGCGTAGTGAATCAGGCGCCCGTAATTGTTGAAGTCGCCCGGAATGGCGACATTGAAGATGTCACGGCCCAGTCGTTGCACCAGCAGTTCGCCGAACCGCTCCGTCGCTTCTACGCCGTGCCCCATGCTGTAGGAGTCTCCAACAAGGAACCAGTCGTCAGCGTCCGCGCGGGCGAGATCCCGCGCATCGCGCAATCCGTACCCATTGAAACGCATCTCGACATCAAAGTCGCCGGACGGATCGACATGCCGAACCACCGTCGCCTTCGGACCCAGGGTTGGCTGGTCACCGTCGCCCGTCACGAACCGAACCAGTCCACTCGGATCGTAGGCCGGCAGCAGAATTCGCACCGCGAATTCCGCAAGCACGAGGCTCACGGCGAGCACAAATAGAGTCAAGGGCAGGTTTGCAATCAGGCGCTTCATCGCGTTCCGGATCATCAGCGGGCCTCGCCTGCAAACGCTGTCGCGGTCGACGTTTCAGGACGCATTGCAGAAAACCGGTCGAAGTGACCTCGACTGCCCGGCCGCCACTCGTCCCGCAGACGAAGCATAGACCGGCAAGCCGCAGACTCCCCTCCGGCCGGCACCTTGTTTTCCGATCTCGCGCATCAGACTGGCAACGGCCAGTCGCGACGCGAATCGGTTCCCACCGGTGCCCGGGCGCCACCGGTAAGGGGCGCAGTCTGTGGCGGCGTCCGAGCGAGGTCAAGCCTGCCCACGCCCGTCCGCGGTGTTAGAATCGCGGCCCTTTGCTGCGCCAGTGACCCCGGTTTGACCGCCCCGACCCGCATCCTCGGCCTGTCCGCCTACTACCACGACGCCGCGGCCGCGCTGGTCGAGGACGGCCGCATCGTCGCGGCCGCGCAGCAGGAACGATTCACCCGCAAGAAGCACGATGCAGCGTTTCCGGACGCGGCAATCCGCTACTGTCTGGGCGAGGCCGGCATCGCGCTGGCCGATGTCGATCGCATCGTCTTCTACGACAAGCCGCTGCTCAAGTTCGAGCGCCTGCTGGAGACCTATCTGGCGTACTCGCCGCAGGGCTTCCGCTCGTTTTTGGCCGCAATGCCCGTGTGGCTCAAGGACAAGCTGTTCCTGAAGACCACGCTCCGACGCGAACTCGCAGCCCTCGGGGACATCTCCGAGAAGGCGCTGCCGTCGCTGCTGTTCTCCGAACACCACCAGTCGCACGCGGCTTCGGCGTTCTTCCCGAGCCCCTACCAGCGCGCCGCGGTCATGTGCCTGGACGGGGTCGGTGAGTGGGCCACGACCTCGGTCTGGCTCGGCCACGACAATCAGGTCGAGGCGCAATGGGAGATCGACTTCCCGCATTCGCTGGGCCTGCTCTACTCGGCGTTCACGTATTTCACCGGTTTCAAGGTCAACTCCGGCGAGTACAAGCTGATGGGGCTCGCGCCCTACGGCGAGCCGAAATACGTCAGGACCATCCGGGAGAACCTGCTGGACATCAAGGACGACGGCACCTTCCGGCTGAACATGAAGTACTTCAACTACGCGACGGGACTGACGATGACCAACCGTCGCTTCGCCGAACTGTTCGGCGGACCGGCGCGCAAACCCGAGAGCCCCGTGACGCAGCGCGAGATGGACCTGGCCGCATCGGTACAGGTCGTGACCGAAGATGTCGTGCT
Coding sequences:
- a CDS encoding undecaprenyl/decaprenyl-phosphate alpha-N-acetylglucosaminyl 1-phosphate transferase; the encoded protein is MLHAIGLLLAALVTAAAIAELRHRARRWGLVDHPDARKHHAAATPLVGGIGMFMGLIVGATLLASGPTTGWLIAAGGIVVIVGVADDRLELGSTLRLAAQTAAGLVMTLGAGVTLANLGHLGAPDEIMWLGGWSVPLTVFATVGVINALNMSDGMDGLAGTLTLVAAGALALAAALGGHAQSAWTLGLLMAVVAAFLFFNLRARGPALVFMGDAGSMLLGLVLAWFAVALTQGEDRAIAPVTALWILAVPLIDTVSLIVRRLLRRRSPFSADRWHLHHLLRDRLGPRRALGFEALLAVATAGMGLAADYAGVSEALMFWLFIGVFTGYTLFGWFWAGHSAPQPDAAD
- a CDS encoding glycosyltransferase codes for the protein MALRRARFGEDDPKNIFDVLEMIGASLPDPPLRRLDWRQWLRARSLLFSIAPDPQAFLYALRGGAHAFLSWGAPRPCGTWRYRVKAWRLGVIARRATLVFVNDRVTERQMRVVYGVNALRVPYLVDTDYFRPPASPRDNFWLVPGDNDRDEALVCALARAGHRMVRVSLDPAVANYHQAHREPLVDVRVRVPYRELRDLYQRASAVLLPLTSFNHPAGQTAILEALACDAPVVMSRGRTSTILGAAPGVVVCSERDVGSWQRAVDLAITRASAVGSQRAEWMKEHAPANVAATMLAEIRARWAGSGAASR
- a CDS encoding glycosyltransferase, encoding MKILHVAASLDPASGGPQQVCVRLAAAQASLGHEVRVIAYAPDEADESIQRECAAVPGLQHVALERVDGAGRMERLLARKARARLAPHILDSDCVYIHEIWDPILRVTAKLAAQAGVPYAVAPHGQLDPWSLRQKRTKKRLALALSYRSMLEHAAFLHALNADEVRGFAPLSLSSPVRVIPNGIFLEEIEPLPARGRFRAQHSELGDDPFVLFLSRLHYKKGLDLLAPAFARALAVHPRLRLVVAGPDGGARAAFERQIVDLGIDGRVHLVGAIYGAEKFEVLVDAACFCLPSRQEGFSVAITEALACGVPVVVSEACHFPEVAETGAGRVVPLDIDAVAAALIEIAGDGGLANAMGRAGAALVRERYQWPTIARATLDAIAEACAGRPAQGGSRHA
- a CDS encoding oligosaccharide repeat unit polymerase, with product MVLLYLSFILVALAASLALFRSPLHPHFLFTLAFSNVLVIPYIAEGNEHPLIQVIATPERYYYQLDLLVAYVAVLFTTAIYALMRPVNLRFSSIMPRPSRSQAAWIAFTSVAFIFLEIGKRLYATDWSIDDAIHHSLAPRGEQPWSRKTLTGGALHFYFLIGFTMPLAGVAFAYLSAAMRRGRLLNTAGLLITCMLLLTEGSRTPLVFVLGAWIVFSLLFQRTWFTRLLPVALAGGLIVVGTSIMIEYRATGLSNFVDARFGIDESSFETRYHQDDSYYWALLALQHADETGERLEAKDFFLSMLVNPIPRAWWPGKPQTDKSYWKGFKPYWITSSVFGEMIGIFGSILGLVIGWIMASLSYVLLHRVSPIALRPLGIMPYLAIALYVYMFLRSALNLTQFIYLPAAVFLVYALFSRSGKRRRKTMQRRPIAPTLQQPPRPPEELRQAPRRTPGHSPELAREPRLTGNPLA
- a CDS encoding oligosaccharide flippase family protein, with amino-acid sequence MRRAVVYTTATNLGIQALAAVSGVLLARMLGPEGRGEFAAVLLWPMLLANVALVGMDVETARLAAANRRSVRALVGLALRAALIAGGLGAFIGWWLLPAVLPGDKLHLLGTSRAMLLVIAASVANVLVFSIALGREDHRAYNLSRLSFSLVYVTLLSVVALSASAQVSVVAAAFGFAAALGVVVSLVIVLRGHEPAAMAEPDFTLRSLLRGAWPFAGSNALQALNIYIAQVMLIALSDSHTLGLYAVAFVFASAQSSFATAMASLSFARVASAGDELGAQWLIERAQIAIVAAVAIMLIVMVVGPHLLPLLFGEAFSAAVPIMLAIVPASALSGVALMFDHVLRGRGVVRGGIRARALGVLLVIGVSVVTEPSLGVYGVVLGVNVGALCELYVLARAAASHFEANTVELLSLRLSMVRRILSAAMGRANR
- a CDS encoding glycosyltransferase family 2 protein; this encodes MPVRDVDLAIVTPMANEAATVERFVTEVLAVCERFPFARLRWFVILDRVSTDTTGEQLQDIAAGELRLKVVWAPENRSVVDAYLRGYREALAWGADWLLELDAGFSHDPRSIPAFFKALADGHDCAFGVRFGLEGARFDGSLKRRIVSQGGTWLANRMLGTKMTDMTSGFEIFTADALRAILDAGIESRGPFFQTEIRTHAHELNWTQVPIHYRSPSHAIGRSALADAFAGLKRLRARRRTLRR
- a CDS encoding class I SAM-dependent methyltransferase codes for the protein MTDKRVQEQPGEAPVRWVDHCDLCGQPAPFVELVARDPRTDAELASLGVTGSAYTTVACRNCGWTFKPGVLSDEQLTRLYAQRGGEHVVSTELAGHDRRADELFQFLRRHLNLDSPRRVLDIGGGIGHVSRVLAEHGHRVTVVDMSGGAPVHPTIEIRRTTVDRLGSEKSYDLAIMNHILEHVWSPTELLERAIAVVRPGGHLYIEVPFELYTPMVKRKLGDSCHVGYFSMTTLRQFIAKLGLVPVSVQRVLGRYDVRRVMILRALVGVPEAPRKQTTALMGRGWRSVALEMIYPAQLLIMVRFIVLRWIARLARR